In one window of Zingiber officinale cultivar Zhangliang chromosome 11A, Zo_v1.1, whole genome shotgun sequence DNA:
- the LOC122031666 gene encoding leucine-rich repeat receptor-like serine/threonine/tyrosine-protein kinase SOBIR1, whose protein sequence is MRRFTGEAETAPEKLPHPGRQFFLQHPLYLDAIAAFFVGFAVGILLFLLWRSLLLLRRFFFAGCTLVSRVAVLEGEEPAGDAPMVFCPMLRGPEFDLFIHQLQQDGVPRPAQVIGRGGCGEVYEAELLLGDRPLRVAIKKIDLPADGQEEPEGFHCRMRQVQSEIRTVGRMRHPNLLRLLAHIPSPPRCHYLVYEYMPHGSLHDLLRRRGAALDWPIRQRIALGIADGLEYLHAVHRPRVIHRDLKPANILLDRHFIPRIADFGLAKMTSGGNGGGGSGWTSRSNNLVGTMGYIAPEYYRTLVCTDKCDVYSFGVILAVLVTGRFPSDKFLEEIEEMSLVSWVRRVVASSDEEFAAAIDENLQGKGFEEQMLLVLKVACFCTYDDPNQRPDTRDVRRMLSQTVQSTHDNNTSCASH, encoded by the coding sequence ATGAGGCGATTCACCGGCGAAGCAGAAACAGCTCCTGAAAAGCTGCCACATCCGGGGAGACAATTCTTCCTGCAACACCCTCTTTATCTGGACGCCATCGCTGCCTTCTTCGTTGGTTTCGCCGTTGggatcctcctcttcctcctctggcGCTCCCTGCTCCTCCTCCGGAGATTCTTTTTCGCCGGCTGCACCCTCGTCAGTAGAGTCGCTGTCCTGGAGGGAGAGGAGCCGGCGGGAGACGCTCCGATGGTCTTCTGCCCAATGCTCCGTGGGCCGGAGTTCGACCTCTTCATCCATCAACTCCAGCAGGACGGCGTTCCCCGCCCCGCCCAGGTCATCGGCCGCGGTGGCTGCGGCGAGGTCTACGAAGCAGAGCTCCTTCTCGGCGACCGGCCGCTGCGCGTCGCCATCAAAAAGATCGACCTGCCCGCCGACGGCCAAGAGGAGCCCGAGGGGTTCCACTGCCGCATGCGGCAAGTGCAGTCGGAGATCCGGACGGTGGGGCGCATGCGCCACCCCAACCTCCTCCGCCTGCTAGCGCACATTCCGAGCCCGCCCCGCTGCCACTACCTCGTCTACGAGTACATGCCGCACGGTTCTCTGCACGACCTCCTCCGGCGGCGCGGGGCGGCGCTCGATTGGCCGATCCGCCAGAGGATCGCGCTGGGCATCGCCGACGGCCTAGAGTACCTCCACGCGGTGCACCGGCCGCGGGTCATCCACCGCGATCTCAAGCCCGCCAACATCCTACTCGACCGTCACTTCATCCCGCGCATCGCCGACTTCGGGCTCGCCAAAATGACGAGCGGCGGCAACGGCGGCGGCGGGAGCGGATGGACCTCGCGGTCCAACAACCTGGTGGGCACGATGGGATACATCGCGCCGGAGTACTACCGGACGCTGGTCTGTACGGACAAGTGCGACGTGTACAGCTTCGGCGTGATTCTGGCGGTGCTGGTGACGGGGAGGTTCCCGAGcgacaagttcttggaggagattGAGGAAATGAGCCTAGTGAGTTGGGTCCGGCGGGTGGTGGCGAGCTCCGATGAGGAGTTTGCGGCGGCGATCGACGAAAACTTGCAAGGGAAAGGGTTCGAGGAGCAGATGCTTCTGGTGCTGAAGGTCGCGTGTTTCTGCACCTACGATGACCCCAACCAGAGGCCCGACACTAGGGACGTTCGCCGCATGCTGTCGCAGACAGTCCAATCCACTCACGATAACAACACTtcatgcgctagtcactag